The following proteins are encoded in a genomic region of Arcobacter suis CECT 7833:
- a CDS encoding HK97-gp10 family putative phage morphogenesis protein: MSEIKGLKELSKALKAFPQNVQNNILNSAVRAGIVTIQKEAKKNVPKRKRKLEKAIVIKKRRPKNKNQIKYQLGIKQGGEDDAYYGHIVEFGSSKMQAEPYMRPALESKADEVINEVRKKMSQRIDKEIERSKNA; encoded by the coding sequence ATGAGTGAAATCAAAGGTTTAAAAGAACTTTCAAAAGCTTTGAAAGCTTTTCCACAAAATGTTCAAAACAATATTTTAAATAGTGCAGTAAGAGCTGGGATTGTTACTATTCAAAAAGAAGCAAAAAAGAATGTTCCAAAAAGAAAAAGAAAATTAGAAAAAGCAATTGTAATCAAAAAAAGACGACCAAAAAACAAGAATCAAATCAAATATCAACTTGGGATTAAACAAGGTGGAGAAGATGATGCTTATTATGGACATATCGTTGAATTTGGTAGTTCTAAAATGCAAGCTGAACCTTATATGAGACCAGCTCTTGAATCAAAAGCAGATGAAGTAATAAATGAAGTTAGAAAAAAGATGTCTCAACGAATAGATAAAGAGATTGAAAGAAGTAAAAATGCTTAA
- the gp17 gene encoding tail completion protein gp17, which translates to MLKQFVYQSLKSNEITAIVEDRIFSKKIESDTAFPAITYQRIIDNTEQHLKGMDKEKGIFQISLYSKDELELENLFQVLKESLKNIAIYKNAVDAYESDTKLHSIKADYQFYKKD; encoded by the coding sequence ATGCTTAAACAATTTGTATATCAAAGTTTAAAAAGTAATGAAATTACAGCAATCGTAGAAGATAGAATATTTTCTAAAAAGATAGAAAGTGATACTGCATTTCCTGCTATTACTTATCAAAGAATTATTGACAATACAGAACAGCATTTAAAAGGTATGGATAAAGAAAAAGGTATTTTTCAAATATCTCTTTATTCAAAAGATGAGTTGGAACTTGAAAATTTATTTCAAGTTTTAAAAGAGAGTTTAAAAAATATAGCAATATATAAAAATGCAGTTGATGCCTATGAAAGTGATACAAAACTTCATAGTATCAAAGCAGATTATCAATTTTATAAAAAGGATTAA
- a CDS encoding phage tail tube protein: MSLAISGQGATISVSVDGTTFIEVGEVKTFGGIGGGTPSVKDVTHLKSKGKEKKVGLKDEGQVTFSGNYIEDDPGQGMLENARGETISLTMKVELDNKKTPEGKGTTWVFEVFVLTFKSDGIGVDETLIFDSSCEITGSVTKTKAS, translated from the coding sequence ATGAGTTTAGCAATTAGCGGTCAAGGTGCAACAATTAGTGTAAGTGTAGATGGAACAACTTTTATTGAAGTTGGCGAAGTAAAAACATTTGGGGGTATTGGTGGTGGAACGCCATCGGTTAAAGATGTAACACATCTAAAATCGAAAGGAAAAGAGAAAAAAGTAGGTTTGAAAGATGAGGGTCAAGTTACTTTTAGTGGAAATTATATAGAAGATGATCCTGGACAAGGAATGTTAGAAAATGCGAGAGGTGAGACTATCTCACTAACAATGAAAGTTGAATTAGATAATAAAAAAACACCAGAAGGTAAAGGGACTACTTGGGTTTTTGAGGTTTTTGTTTTAACATTTAAATCGGACGGTATTGGTGTTGATGAAACATTAATATTTGATTCAAGTTGTGAAATCACTGGTTCTGTTACAAAAACTAAGGCTTCGTAA
- a CDS encoding phage tail assembly protein T translates to MSYKELCEWYEYSQIEPFLSDRVEIMLAKEMQLFANVNRNQKSKPFLIEDFMITIKKEPKKEQSLAEQIIEAMNNIKKG, encoded by the coding sequence ATGTCATATAAAGAGCTTTGTGAGTGGTATGAATATTCACAAATTGAGCCTTTTTTATCTGATAGAGTAGAAATAATGTTAGCAAAAGAGATGCAACTATTTGCAAATGTAAATAGAAATCAAAAATCAAAACCTTTTTTAATTGAAGATTTTATGATAACAATTAAAAAAGAACCAAAAAAAGAGCAATCTTTAGCAGAACAAATCATTGAAGCAATGAATAATATTAAGAAAGGATAG
- a CDS encoding phage tail tape measure C-terminal domain-containing protein, giving the protein MATKIGGVLIDVAADVSKLVEGMTKAQQTVDKTVSNIKSSLGPLAGIISGIVSVSTMKNIIDTADAMGEQAQKLALSSEAWSKYTYIAKFAGVEISTLESGFSKLIANINDFNRDGGGGAAKAFEELGISASFAKENFTSTEKTFDIIVSKLQSMDDGYKKTALVQEIFGKGAGDLVRYTDLGADGIERLGKQAEITGNIISQDFANNAGELNDGLDALGSISTGVGNKIMTVFTPALVEASRAVSDFLDIQREMSAFELNQKIQETSKHIKDLENDLKSVSLGDKLFGNSEDGKTSAELRAAKNNLNAYKEQLEQTLKVEEKISKQKQDSFNAGKNQVNEENEAKKQVEASKKHAEERIKLEEDFNNKYKQATMSKYDYQVSLLDAEKQKLLNNKISAVKVEEWYQSKIKEANETRVKEQEDNDKEILEKQKQFTNEYNQSVMTRFDYEREQLNQQRSELKKQKQDEVKIEEMYSAKSKEIAADEAEYYKKMEQEKREASNDWHMGMEDAVKEYQDNVNDNYAQSKMFFERTLDGMSSSLADFVVEGKSSFSDFARSLGSDLAKLVIQKQLAGIAGNLFDNSGISSAFSSIFASAHGNVFEGGHDVAFATGGVVGSPTYFPMTNGKTGLMGEAGPEAIIPLSRVGSDLGVKSIPSKVVLNIQNNTSSEITADKISELTQNNQNGEAEKVLTIVMNGVSRNTMGIRDIIKGTR; this is encoded by the coding sequence ATGGCTACAAAAATAGGTGGAGTATTAATTGATGTAGCTGCTGATGTATCAAAGTTAGTTGAGGGTATGACAAAAGCTCAACAAACAGTTGATAAAACAGTTAGCAATATAAAATCATCACTTGGTCCTCTAGCTGGTATTATCTCAGGAATAGTTTCAGTTTCTACTATGAAAAATATTATTGATACAGCTGATGCTATGGGAGAACAAGCTCAAAAATTAGCATTAAGCTCTGAAGCTTGGAGTAAATATACTTACATAGCCAAATTTGCAGGAGTTGAAATCTCAACTTTAGAGTCTGGTTTTTCAAAATTAATTGCAAATATAAATGACTTTAATCGTGATGGTGGTGGTGGAGCTGCTAAAGCTTTTGAAGAGCTAGGGATTAGTGCTTCATTTGCAAAAGAGAATTTTACATCAACTGAAAAAACTTTCGACATAATCGTTTCTAAACTTCAAAGCATGGACGATGGATATAAAAAAACTGCATTAGTTCAAGAGATTTTTGGAAAAGGTGCAGGTGATTTAGTAAGATATACCGACCTTGGAGCAGATGGGATTGAAAGACTTGGTAAACAAGCTGAAATAACAGGAAATATAATCTCTCAGGATTTTGCAAATAATGCTGGTGAGTTGAATGATGGATTAGATGCCCTTGGTTCAATTTCAACTGGTGTAGGAAATAAAATCATGACAGTTTTTACTCCTGCATTAGTAGAAGCAAGTAGAGCCGTTTCTGATTTTTTAGATATTCAAAGAGAAATGAGTGCTTTTGAACTAAACCAAAAAATACAAGAGACATCAAAACATATTAAAGATTTAGAAAATGACTTAAAGTCAGTTTCTCTTGGAGATAAACTTTTTGGAAATAGTGAGGATGGTAAAACATCTGCTGAATTAAGAGCTGCTAAAAATAATTTGAATGCATATAAAGAACAATTAGAACAAACATTAAAAGTTGAAGAAAAAATCTCAAAACAAAAACAAGATTCATTTAATGCAGGGAAGAATCAAGTTAATGAAGAAAATGAAGCTAAAAAACAAGTAGAAGCATCAAAAAAACATGCTGAAGAAAGAATAAAGCTAGAAGAAGATTTTAACAATAAATATAAACAAGCAACTATGAGTAAATATGATTATCAAGTCTCTTTACTTGATGCTGAAAAACAAAAATTATTGAATAATAAAATATCTGCTGTAAAAGTTGAAGAATGGTATCAATCAAAAATAAAAGAAGCAAATGAAACTAGGGTAAAAGAGCAGGAAGATAATGATAAAGAGATATTAGAAAAACAAAAACAATTTACTAATGAATATAATCAATCAGTAATGACACGATTTGATTATGAGAGAGAACAGCTCAATCAACAACGAAGTGAATTGAAAAAACAAAAACAAGATGAAGTAAAAATAGAAGAAATGTATTCTGCTAAATCTAAAGAAATAGCAGCAGATGAAGCTGAATATTATAAGAAAATGGAACAAGAAAAAAGAGAAGCTTCAAATGATTGGCATATGGGAATGGAAGATGCTGTTAAAGAGTACCAAGACAATGTAAATGATAACTATGCTCAATCTAAAATGTTTTTTGAAAGAACTTTAGATGGTATGAGTAGTTCTCTAGCTGATTTTGTGGTTGAAGGAAAATCTAGTTTCAGTGATTTTGCAAGAAGTTTGGGTAGTGATTTAGCAAAACTTGTTATTCAAAAACAACTTGCAGGAATAGCAGGTAATCTATTTGATAATAGTGGTATTTCTAGTGCTTTTAGTAGTATTTTTGCTTCTGCACATGGTAATGTATTTGAAGGTGGACATGATGTTGCATTTGCAACAGGTGGAGTTGTTGGGAGTCCTACATACTTTCCTATGACAAATGGTAAAACTGGACTTATGGGGGAAGCAGGACCTGAAGCAATTATTCCATTAAGTAGAGTTGGAAGTGATTTAGGAGTTAAGTCTATTCCTTCTAAAGTTGTTTTAAATATTCAAAATAATACTTCAAGTGAAATAACAGCTGACAAAATAAGTGAACTTACACAAAATAATCAAAATGGAGAAGCAGAAAAGGTTTTAACAATTGTAATGAATGGAGTAAGCAGAAACACAATGGGAATTCGAGATATTATCAAAGGGACTAGATAA
- a CDS encoding DUF1833 family protein: MLSDITKIEKNQLNSNSVWLSMLEINIPSVAETLRIVNNNEDITWKSFTWLKFPFELDEISQSVNAETSQFQIKVGNVKNIIGQYIRQYDAYVKTNGFEAITVVLYIVNSKDLANTTPVYSTNLILTTSNLNHLEVSFTVSARDLFRARTPQTRMFPNSCRFKFKSTLCGYSGPVSLCDKSLSRCRQLENSKRYGGFPAIGNQGVSI; the protein is encoded by the coding sequence ATGTTATCTGATATTACAAAAATAGAAAAAAACCAACTAAATAGCAACAGCGTTTGGCTTAGTATGTTGGAAATAAATATTCCATCTGTTGCAGAAACTCTAAGAATTGTAAATAACAATGAAGATATAACTTGGAAAAGTTTTACTTGGCTTAAATTCCCTTTTGAGCTTGATGAAATATCACAATCTGTGAATGCTGAAACTAGCCAGTTTCAAATAAAAGTTGGAAATGTAAAAAATATAATAGGTCAATATATTCGACAATATGATGCTTATGTAAAAACAAATGGTTTTGAAGCAATAACTGTCGTTTTATATATTGTAAATAGTAAAGATTTAGCAAATACAACACCAGTTTATAGCACAAACCTAATACTTACAACTTCAAATTTAAATCATTTAGAAGTTAGTTTTACAGTAAGTGCTAGGGATTTGTTCCGTGCTAGAACACCACAAACTAGAATGTTTCCTAACTCTTGTAGATTCAAATTTAAATCTACTCTTTGTGGATATTCAGGACCAGTATCTTTATGTGATAAATCACTTTCAAGATGCAGACAACTTGAGAATTCTAAAAGATATGGCGGTTTTCCAGCTATTGGGAATCAAGGAGTTTCAATATGA
- a CDS encoding NlpC/P60 family protein, with the protein MISRFIGIPFVSKGRTFRGCDCYGLVKLYYKEVLNIEIPETVITAEQPRRTFANYLNEISKNWTSTVPSKNAVVAMAVNAEHPTLITHFAVMIDDKRFIDTRENMSSYLTSINDEKIKNQIKGFYKWQH; encoded by the coding sequence ATGATAAGTAGATTTATTGGTATTCCTTTCGTTTCTAAAGGTAGAACTTTTAGAGGGTGTGATTGTTATGGACTTGTAAAGCTTTATTATAAAGAAGTTTTAAATATTGAAATTCCTGAAACTGTAATTACAGCAGAACAACCAAGACGAACATTTGCAAATTATTTAAATGAGATTTCAAAAAACTGGACTTCAACAGTTCCATCTAAAAATGCAGTTGTTGCAATGGCTGTAAATGCTGAACATCCAACTTTAATAACTCATTTTGCAGTGATGATTGATGATAAAAGATTTATTGATACAAGGGAAAATATGAGTTCATATCTAACAAGTATTAATGATGAAAAAATAAAAAACCAAATAAAAGGATTTTACAAATGGCAACATTAA
- a CDS encoding phage tail protein — MATLTTILNPFNPNEKTVQRINPCFIYECLVPYSEDIEFVVSLNGNITENYEYKLKENDFLVIVPIPAGGGGGGKNVIRIVAMVALVVASQGLAAGFMGATAGMVGAGVYGGMTGAFILGGLQAGIIIGGGMLVNALLPAASPSVATSTALSEVSPTYAYSGGSNNREVGTTLPIILGTARVTPPVIASYLSLDGDKQYLNILMAVNDGVVNNISDIEINNQAILNFNDVEYFTTLGTENQTAIGNFRDTATTISLSRNLNELNYETTYTTVSNTINELEVVMLFGSGLFSISDDGTYLNKSVSFEISYKKSSSTTWITQSYTVSNTYKTSKRLSYRFKNLEVDTYDVKIKRTSSYDTNTRVANALSLDYINEIVYDDFCYPGVALLAINAMATDQLNGSIPTITCLVNNTGTVKQKNNPAWACYDLLKREGIPDEDINLTKFQEWADFCTAKNLTVGLYLDSQQELQSALNMISVLGRGIVLQFGSIFTPIVEKVVDIPTQGFLFTGGNIIDSSFSISYIPYNERSNTIEVTYYDETDSYKSKTVQVQSHDFDSKTMEIKSSINLYGCTRRAMAASYAKFLLNKNRYISETVSFTAFVDSIACNVGDVIKVGVKYMTNTLADGRILGVENNNTLILDQEVELLDNEDYQIQIRCIDDEIMTINIPSVNMNTFSHRIEIGTFPREINKFDVYALGKLDTEATNLYRVTSITRASDLKRKISAIEYNEDVYNDSAIINVEPIVLIDNTTNIQTEEILIQKNDGTIDEILVVSFNGNKLTNTIYLDGKKIGTTTTNNFEIKNLLTRGKSYEIKVNDKAISYTFIGLLAKIGTPTDLSINLLATNTVISWSPVAYAAGYRIYHNNVVIEDNIKSSTFNYKLLKNGTHTFKVEALNVGLNPSDAIEESIVVDVPLSPNVSVAYKGENVLIKWEESNSTYPISHYIVSHDDLTTIAKTTTYTTKANWNSKSITIQAVDIAGNVSTIRTATSTIALPTVTEVTSKVIDNNILLYWKQTAKTLPIAHVEIKKGETLATAEQIGTNNSTFANLFESKSDYYTYWITPVDSAGNKGDSLSTTALVNEPPDYTLNAQWFSDFSGTKYNSFSESKKLYLGIKNETFENHFIVNNWSSAQEQVNAGYLLYAQPFATTSYYEEVFDYGTVLASTTVTAILDYERIGNGGFQIDISISEDNTNWTLYSNSSKVTTSNFRYVKVKVSFIGSVNDAFIVNTMEVKLDSKIKSDNGKTTAKDSDVHGTIVNFNKSFVDVVNISITPLGTTLKNFICDFTDVPNPTYFKVYIYDMNGNRITSDFTWSAEGY, encoded by the coding sequence ATGGCAACATTAACAACAATACTAAATCCTTTTAATCCAAATGAAAAAACAGTTCAAAGGATAAATCCATGTTTTATTTATGAGTGTTTAGTTCCATACAGTGAAGACATAGAATTTGTAGTATCTTTAAATGGGAATATCACAGAAAACTATGAATACAAACTAAAAGAAAATGACTTTTTAGTAATAGTTCCTATACCTGCAGGTGGTGGCGGTGGTGGTAAAAATGTAATTAGAATCGTTGCAATGGTAGCACTTGTAGTTGCTTCTCAGGGTTTAGCTGCTGGATTTATGGGAGCGACTGCAGGGATGGTGGGAGCTGGTGTTTATGGTGGAATGACTGGAGCTTTTATTTTGGGTGGTTTGCAAGCAGGGATTATTATTGGTGGTGGTATGCTAGTAAATGCACTTTTACCAGCTGCATCACCATCTGTTGCAACTTCAACAGCTCTTAGTGAAGTATCTCCTACTTATGCTTATAGTGGTGGTTCAAATAATCGTGAGGTTGGAACAACTCTCCCTATTATATTGGGAACAGCGAGAGTAACACCACCAGTTATTGCTAGTTATTTATCATTAGATGGTGATAAACAATATCTAAATATTCTAATGGCTGTAAATGATGGAGTTGTAAATAATATAAGTGATATAGAAATAAATAATCAAGCAATATTAAATTTTAATGATGTTGAATATTTTACAACTTTAGGAACTGAAAATCAAACAGCAATCGGAAATTTTAGAGATACTGCAACAACGATTTCATTAAGTAGAAATCTAAATGAATTAAATTATGAAACTACATATACAACAGTTTCAAACACTATAAATGAACTTGAAGTTGTTATGCTTTTTGGAAGTGGTTTATTTAGTATTTCAGATGATGGGACTTATTTAAATAAATCTGTATCTTTTGAAATAAGTTATAAAAAAAGCAGTAGTACAACTTGGATAACTCAATCTTATACCGTTTCAAATACTTATAAAACTTCAAAAAGATTAAGTTATAGATTTAAAAATCTTGAAGTAGATACTTATGATGTTAAGATAAAAAGAACAAGTTCTTATGATACCAATACAAGAGTTGCAAATGCTCTTAGTTTAGATTATATAAATGAAATAGTGTATGATGATTTTTGTTATCCAGGTGTTGCCTTACTTGCTATTAATGCAATGGCAACAGATCAATTAAATGGTAGTATTCCTACAATAACTTGTTTAGTAAATAATACAGGAACTGTAAAACAAAAAAATAACCCAGCTTGGGCTTGTTATGATTTATTAAAAAGAGAAGGGATTCCTGACGAAGATATTAACTTAACAAAATTCCAAGAGTGGGCAGATTTTTGTACTGCTAAAAACTTAACAGTTGGTTTATATTTAGATTCTCAACAAGAGCTTCAATCAGCTTTAAATATGATATCTGTTTTAGGTCGTGGGATTGTATTACAGTTTGGAAGTATCTTTACTCCAATTGTTGAAAAAGTAGTTGATATTCCAACTCAAGGTTTTTTATTCACTGGTGGAAATATTATTGATAGTTCATTTTCAATCTCATATATTCCATACAATGAACGAAGTAATACTATTGAAGTTACATACTATGATGAAACGGATAGTTATAAATCTAAAACAGTTCAAGTTCAATCACATGATTTTGATTCAAAAACCATGGAAATCAAATCTTCAATTAATTTATATGGTTGCACAAGAAGAGCAATGGCAGCATCTTATGCAAAATTTTTATTAAATAAAAATAGATACATAAGTGAAACTGTATCTTTTACAGCCTTTGTAGATTCCATTGCTTGTAATGTTGGTGATGTAATAAAAGTAGGTGTTAAGTATATGACAAATACTTTAGCAGATGGAAGAATTTTAGGAGTTGAAAATAATAATACATTAATACTTGACCAAGAAGTAGAACTTTTGGACAATGAAGATTATCAAATACAAATAAGATGTATAGATGATGAAATCATGACTATCAATATTCCTTCTGTTAATATGAATACTTTTTCACATAGGATAGAAATTGGAACTTTCCCACGGGAAATTAATAAATTTGATGTATATGCTCTTGGAAAACTTGATACAGAAGCAACAAATCTTTATAGAGTAACAAGTATTACAAGAGCTAGTGATCTAAAAAGAAAAATATCTGCAATTGAATATAACGAAGATGTTTATAATGATAGTGCAATTATTAATGTAGAACCAATAGTATTAATTGATAATACAACAAATATTCAAACCGAAGAAATCTTAATTCAAAAAAATGATGGAACAATAGATGAAATACTTGTTGTCTCTTTTAATGGTAATAAATTAACTAATACTATTTATTTAGATGGTAAAAAAATAGGAACTACAACAACTAATAATTTTGAAATCAAGAATCTTTTAACAAGAGGTAAATCTTATGAAATAAAAGTAAATGATAAAGCTATTTCATATACTTTTATAGGTCTTTTAGCAAAAATAGGAACACCAACAGATTTAAGTATTAATCTATTAGCTACTAATACAGTTATTTCATGGAGTCCAGTTGCATATGCTGCTGGATATAGAATATATCATAACAATGTAGTAATTGAAGATAATATTAAATCAAGTACATTTAACTATAAGCTTTTAAAAAATGGTACTCATACTTTTAAAGTAGAAGCTTTAAATGTAGGGTTAAATCCAAGTGATGCAATTGAAGAAAGTATTGTAGTTGATGTTCCACTTTCTCCAAATGTTAGTGTTGCATATAAAGGTGAGAATGTACTTATAAAATGGGAAGAGTCAAATTCAACTTATCCAATTTCACACTATATTGTAAGCCATGATGACCTTACAACAATAGCAAAAACAACAACATATACAACCAAGGCAAATTGGAATTCAAAGAGTATTACTATTCAAGCTGTTGATATTGCAGGAAATGTTTCTACAATCAGAACAGCTACTTCTACAATAGCCCTTCCAACTGTAACTGAGGTTACTTCAAAAGTTATAGATAACAATATTTTATTGTATTGGAAGCAAACAGCAAAAACTTTACCAATAGCCCATGTGGAAATAAAAAAAGGTGAAACTTTAGCAACTGCAGAACAAATAGGAACAAATAATTCAACCTTTGCAAACCTTTTTGAGTCTAAAAGTGATTACTACACTTATTGGATAACACCAGTTGACTCTGCAGGAAATAAAGGAGATAGTTTATCCACTACAGCTCTTGTAAATGAACCACCAGACTATACTCTAAATGCTCAATGGTTTAGTGACTTTTCTGGTACAAAATATAATTCATTTTCTGAGTCAAAGAAATTATATTTAGGTATTAAAAATGAGACTTTTGAAAATCACTTTATTGTAAATAATTGGAGCTCAGCACAAGAGCAAGTAAATGCAGGTTATTTGCTTTATGCACAACCATTTGCAACTACTTCATATTATGAAGAAGTGTTTGATTATGGAACTGTTTTAGCTTCAACAACTGTTACAGCAATTCTTGATTATGAAAGAATAGGCAATGGTGGATTCCAAATAGATATTTCAATTAGCGAAGATAATACTAATTGGACCTTATATAGTAATAGCTCAAAAGTTACTACTTCAAACTTTAGATATGTGAAAGTAAAAGTTAGTTTTATAGGAAGTGTAAATGATGCCTTTATCGTAAATACAATGGAGGTAAAACTTGATTCTAAAATCAAAAGTGATAATGGAAAAACAACAGCAAAAGATAGTGATGTACATGGAACAATAGTAAATTTTAATAAGTCATTTGTTGATGTAGTAAACATATCTATTACTCCACTTGGAACAACCTTAAAAAATTTTATTTGTGATTTTACAGATGTTCCAAACCCAACTTATTTTAAGGTGTATATATACGATATGAATGGAAATAGAATAACAAGCGACTTTACTTGGTCAGCGGAAGGATATTAA
- a CDS encoding phage holin family protein has product MNLNVNDLATIVKVYFVVVYSLVIVALDYAEIPHKAFFVLCILMSADIITGIIKGFTLKELSSRPIVTGMLRKTGLLLAIYFIFLGVSVIKEFGFIGNLALGMFILAELISILGNIIAVREKQRISEHDALIVISNVLKDLFQKRGKTE; this is encoded by the coding sequence GTGAATTTAAATGTAAATGATTTAGCAACAATCGTAAAAGTATATTTTGTAGTGGTATATAGTTTGGTAATTGTTGCTTTAGATTATGCCGAAATACCACATAAAGCATTTTTTGTTTTATGCATCTTGATGTCTGCGGACATAATAACAGGAATAATAAAAGGATTTACTCTTAAAGAGCTTTCTTCTCGTCCTATTGTTACAGGTATGCTTAGAAAAACAGGATTGCTATTAGCTATTTATTTTATTTTTTTAGGAGTTTCAGTTATCAAAGAGTTTGGTTTTATAGGTAATTTAGCTTTAGGTATGTTTATTTTGGCTGAATTAATATCAATTCTTGGAAATATTATTGCAGTTAGAGAAAAACAAAGAATAAGTGAACATGATGCATTGATAGTTATTAGTAATGTTTTAAAAGATTTATTTCAAAAAAGGGGGAAAACAGAATGA
- a CDS encoding transglycosylase SLT domain-containing protein, translating into MKMITVANAIEVGVKTYSNEYEDAINVLWKHNIQITPEIDIVSFLIAQSVQESRFDTKAVSPMGAVGIAQFMKATATQIGEELKTKLALFKDGFDRENPEQSIWAQIYYMNKLFKVWDLGRTDEERLKLAFASYNAGIRNILRAQKKSGNKKFWNEIKLSLPLVTGDNARETIGYVDYIFKYATDVQKFKIKMH; encoded by the coding sequence ATGAAAATGATAACAGTAGCAAACGCAATAGAAGTTGGTGTAAAAACTTATTCAAATGAATATGAAGATGCGATTAATGTATTATGGAAACATAATATTCAAATAACTCCAGAGATAGATATTGTATCTTTCTTGATAGCTCAATCAGTTCAAGAAAGTAGATTTGATACTAAAGCTGTAAGTCCAATGGGTGCAGTGGGAATTGCTCAATTTATGAAAGCAACTGCTACACAAATTGGTGAAGAGTTAAAAACTAAACTAGCATTATTTAAAGATGGATTTGATAGAGAAAATCCAGAACAATCAATTTGGGCTCAAATTTACTATATGAATAAACTTTTTAAAGTTTGGGATTTAGGAAGAACAGATGAAGAGAGATTGAAACTTGCTTTTGCTTCATATAATGCAGGAATTAGAAATATTTTAAGAGCTCAAAAAAAAAGCGGAAATAAAAAGTTTTGGAATGAAATAAAATTATCTTTACCTTTAGTCACAGGCGATAATGCAAGAGAAACAATTGGATATGTAGATTATATTTTCAAGTATGCTACTGATGTTCAAAAGTTTAAAATTAAGATGCATTAA
- a CDS encoding class II SORL domain-containing protein, with protein sequence MPKINKYVDIDTVEREAKKDLIDRHSPFIHCASNAKKGEPFEVTVKMGNEYTHPDDFDHYIESVTLYNGDIQLAKASYVPGTLGNVKAHNTTTFTIIPTGSKLNLVAHGYCTKHGIWEGTPVEVSVAE encoded by the coding sequence ATGCCAAAAATTAACAAATATGTTGATATCGATACTGTTGAAAGAGAAGCTAAAAAAGATTTAATAGATAGACACAGTCCATTTATTCACTGTGCATCAAATGCAAAAAAAGGTGAACCATTTGAAGTAACTGTAAAAATGGGTAACGAATATACTCATCCAGATGATTTTGATCATTATATTGAATCTGTAACTTTATATAATGGGGATATTCAATTAGCTAAAGCTTCTTATGTTCCAGGAACACTAGGAAATGTTAAAGCTCATAACACAACTACATTTACAATTATTCCAACTGGAAGTAAATTAAACTTAGTAGCTCACGGTTACTGTACAAAACACGGTATCTGGGAAGGTACACCAGTAGAAGTATCAGTAGCTGAATAA